The following are encoded together in the Salvia hispanica cultivar TCC Black 2014 chromosome 6, UniMelb_Shisp_WGS_1.0, whole genome shotgun sequence genome:
- the LOC125195051 gene encoding protein FAR1-RELATED SEQUENCE 5-like, which yields MKVVVERVLVDTRHRWCMWHIMFKVVEKLPKSQLGNEDLKKELNSCVWSELIEPEEFEESWNNVMEKYGLKDNEWFSSMFDSQKYWNIFFKRYSKSRSNLVEFLMYYNNALDGQRSNNNSLEYLDFNTIPTLKTNSALEKHASTIYSDSGFKLIQSEIEEAVDNVTMVTVSTVGENEIYVVNDKFSKNWTIS from the exons ATGAAGGTTGTTGTGGAAAGAGTCCTTGTTGATACAAGACATCGATGGTGCATGTGGCACATCATGTTTAAAGTTGTGGAAAAGTTACCAAAGAGTCAACTTGGCAATGAAGATTTGAAAAAGGAGTTAAACAGTTGTGTTTGGTCTGAGTTGATAGAGCCTGAAGAATTTGAAGAATCCTGGAATAATGTAATGGAAAAATATGGGCTTAAGGACAATGAGTGGTTTTCCTCTATGTTTGACTCACAAAAATATTGG AACATATTCTTCAAGAGGTACTCCAAGTCTCGATCTAATCTTGTTGAATTTCTTATGTATTACAATAATGCATTGGATGGCCAAAGGAGCAACAATAATAGCCTTGAATACTTGGATTTTAACACAATTCCAACTTTGAAAACAAATTCGGCTCTTGAGAAGCATGCATCAACAATTTATAGTGACAGTGGTTTCAAACTAATTCAGAGTGAGATTGAGGAAGCAGTCGATAATGTCACTATGGTGACAGTGTCAACCGTTGGTGAGAATGAGATTTATGTGGTTAATGATAAGTTCTCAAAGAACTGGACAATTTCATAG